CCCATCTCCCTACATTCCCGACCACCCCGCCCTGTAATTTTGCACAAAAGACCTCGCAGTATGACTCTGGTAACATACGTACCCATGAGCACCCCCCTTGTATCTGTTGTTATCCCAACAAAAAACAGCATCCGTTTCCTCAAGGCCTGTCTGGCGTCCGTGAAAGAGCAGTCCTATAAAAACGTCGAGACGATCGTCGTTGATGGTCAATCCACAGACGGAACCATTGAGCTCTGCAATAAAATGGGCGCTAAAGTTTTACAATATGATCCCAAAGTCAAAAAAGGATTTTTTGACGCCCCCTTCCGCAGAAACTATGGAGTCGAAAACGCTGGCGGCGAGTTAGTCTATTATGTAGACGCGGATATGGAATTAACAAAGAATGTTATCCGTGACGCCGTAGAGCTTTGCACTGAATCCGGCAGTGATGCTGTAATAATTCCAGAAGACTCATTCGGCATTGGGGTATGGGCCCAAGCCAAAAACCTAGAAAGAAGATGCTACTGGGGCGACGACTCGGTCGAGGCGCCTCGTTTTCTAAAGCGCAGCGTATGGGTGCAACTGGGAGGCCTCGATACGAGCCTGGGAGGGGGAGGAGACGACTGGGATTTATACCAGAAGTTGAGAGATCACGGCTACACTGTCTCCAGAATCAAATCGCTAGTCATGCACAATGAGGGGCACTTGAGCCTCCGAAAACTTATGCGAAAGAGATTTATGTACGGGCGGGATTCAGCTCGGTACATTTCCAAACGGCCGGCCGCCGGTGTAAAAAGCTACTTTCCCATACGAATGGCATATTTGAGAAATTGGAAGCTGTTCGCCCGTCGTCCCGTCGACGCCGCAGCCTTTATGGTTATGAGACTGGCCGAATATTCAGCAGGGTTTGTCGGGATACTTTACTCGGTACTAAAGGGGAATGCATGAAAGCTACGCAATTTTGGAAGAATAAAACTGTTTTAGTTGCCGGCGGCTTAGGATTCGTGGGTGCCCATGTCATAGAGGAGCTCCTGCGGCAAGACGCAAAAGTAATCTGTCTCTACCGCGGGGGGGATACGAAATTTTTCCACAAACGCGGGCTAGACGTATCGAATCTTACTTTCCAAAAGATAGATTTGCTTGATTCGCACGGGGTTAATTTAGTCACCCAAAATGCTGACGTTTTAATTAATTGTGCCGCCCTCGATGGAAACGCAGAATTTAAGCGAAAAAATGCCGCCAAGATACTCGATTCCAATTTAAGAATCGTCTCCAATCTTTTAAACGCCGCGGTCGAAAACTCCATCAGTGACGTGGTCCTCTTAAGTTCGGCGGAGGTGTACCCGGGACAAGTTAGTAATCCTATTCGCGAAAGTGATGACTATAGAAAAAATTGGGACTATACCGATAATGGCTATGTCTTATCCAAGAGGTTTTCAGAGATCATGGGAGAGGCCTTCCGATCTCAATACGGCATAAAAATCTATCATCCCCGTCCCGCAAATATTTATGGCCCCCGAGATCATTTTGGCTCTGCGATGAATCGCGTGATCCCCAGCATGATTAAAAAAATAGCCGACGATCAAGACGTCGAAATTTGGGGTGACGGCAGTCAAGTCAGGAGCTTCGTATACGTCACTGATGCCGCAAAAGGCATCTTGGGAATGGTCGAAAATGAATTTGACGATTATTTAAATATCGGGTCCCCCGAAGCGATTTCGGTACTTGAGTTGGCAAACCGGATAGGTGATCTTCAGGGAAAAAAAGTCAAAGCAAACCTGGACACGAGCAAGCCTGGCGGGTCGGCGCGGCGAGTCCTAGACGTAGCAAATCATCTGAGGATGACCGGCGGAGAATATACGGATCTCAATAGCGGCATCGATCAAACCATTCAATGGTATCTTGCCTAGTATGCGGGTAATTTTTTTCTCGTTTGGAATTTTAGAATACGGCGGAGGGTTAGAGAATTACCTCATTGCCACCGCGCCGGATTTAATACGTGGTCGGTATGTTGACGAAGCCTCGATCATTACGGCTACACCTCGGCTAAATGAGGCCCTTCAACATCTGC
This portion of the Candidatus Saccharimonadia bacterium genome encodes:
- a CDS encoding glycosyltransferase, with the protein product MSTPLVSVVIPTKNSIRFLKACLASVKEQSYKNVETIVVDGQSTDGTIELCNKMGAKVLQYDPKVKKGFFDAPFRRNYGVENAGGELVYYVDADMELTKNVIRDAVELCTESGSDAVIIPEDSFGIGVWAQAKNLERRCYWGDDSVEAPRFLKRSVWVQLGGLDTSLGGGGDDWDLYQKLRDHGYTVSRIKSLVMHNEGHLSLRKLMRKRFMYGRDSARYISKRPAAGVKSYFPIRMAYLRNWKLFARRPVDAAAFMVMRLAEYSAGFVGILYSVLKGNA
- a CDS encoding NAD(P)-dependent oxidoreductase; the encoded protein is MKATQFWKNKTVLVAGGLGFVGAHVIEELLRQDAKVICLYRGGDTKFFHKRGLDVSNLTFQKIDLLDSHGVNLVTQNADVLINCAALDGNAEFKRKNAAKILDSNLRIVSNLLNAAVENSISDVVLLSSAEVYPGQVSNPIRESDDYRKNWDYTDNGYVLSKRFSEIMGEAFRSQYGIKIYHPRPANIYGPRDHFGSAMNRVIPSMIKKIADDQDVEIWGDGSQVRSFVYVTDAAKGILGMVENEFDDYLNIGSPEAISVLELANRIGDLQGKKVKANLDTSKPGGSARRVLDVANHLRMTGGEYTDLNSGIDQTIQWYLA